A stretch of the Haloarcula ordinaria genome encodes the following:
- a CDS encoding NAD(+)/NADH kinase: MSVGIVAQRDNDRAVSLAATLAERLGEASASVVVDETTGEALREHDERPSVATAPVASMDTCDLVVSIGGDGTFLFAARGAGSTPLMGVNLGEVGFLNAIAPEEAVETVVAEVEHIQKTGSARTRAMPRLRASGPDWDLSPALNEVVVQAGHRGNGGGATFEITVDGSRYNWGHADGVLVSTPTGSTAYNLSEGGPLVHPDVAALVVTEMAGEASMPPLIVGSDSDVSVSVSDADRAVVVSDGRIRKEITPPERVTLSRGSEPVRLAGPPLDFFTALNKLG; encoded by the coding sequence ATGAGTGTCGGTATCGTCGCCCAGCGCGACAACGACAGAGCGGTGTCGCTCGCCGCGACACTGGCAGAGCGCCTCGGCGAGGCGTCAGCGTCGGTCGTCGTCGACGAGACGACCGGCGAGGCCCTCCGCGAACACGACGAGCGGCCGTCCGTGGCGACCGCCCCCGTGGCGTCGATGGACACCTGTGACCTGGTGGTGAGCATCGGCGGCGACGGGACCTTTCTCTTCGCGGCGCGCGGCGCCGGGTCGACGCCGCTGATGGGCGTGAACCTGGGCGAGGTGGGCTTCCTCAACGCCATCGCGCCGGAGGAGGCGGTCGAGACGGTGGTCGCCGAGGTCGAGCACATCCAGAAGACCGGGAGTGCCCGAACCCGAGCGATGCCGCGCCTGCGCGCCAGCGGCCCGGACTGGGACTTATCGCCCGCGCTCAACGAGGTGGTGGTCCAGGCGGGTCACCGCGGGAACGGCGGCGGCGCGACGTTCGAAATAACTGTCGACGGCTCGCGATACAACTGGGGTCACGCCGACGGGGTCCTGGTCTCGACGCCCACCGGGTCGACCGCGTACAACCTCAGCGAGGGCGGGCCGCTGGTCCACCCCGACGTCGCCGCCCTCGTCGTGACGGAGATGGCCGGTGAGGCGTCGATGCCGCCGCTGATCGTCGGCTCGGACAGCGACGTGAGCGTCAGCGTCAGCGACGCGGACCGCGCCGTGGTCGTCAGTGACGGCCGCATCAGGAAGGAGATAACACCGCCAGAACGGGTCACGCTCTCACGCGGGAGCGAACCGGTCAGGCTGGCCGGGCCGCCGCTCGACTTCTTCACCGCGCTCAACAAACTGGGCTAG
- a CDS encoding TetR/AcrR family transcriptional regulator, protein MRDGSPFTGEPVDSNEAIMYATFCALQEHGYAGLSIQRIADQTDLSKSTFYHHFDGKEDLLLSFVEFMLREFHEIFQLESTGDPVEDLRTYVALLLGNHPVMAEVPEAVEVRSAFLELRAQAIRDPNFRAKFTEMDEQFTSQLAEILATGIEQGVFADEDPDQTAKLLLTIAQGINFQKVTRTDDPGPSLTDAFEQYIEREVMVDRRA, encoded by the coding sequence ATGAGAGACGGGTCCCCTTTCACCGGCGAACCGGTCGACTCGAACGAGGCGATCATGTACGCCACGTTCTGTGCGCTGCAGGAACACGGCTACGCCGGGCTCTCCATCCAGCGCATCGCCGACCAGACCGACCTCAGCAAGTCGACGTTCTATCACCACTTCGACGGCAAGGAGGACCTGCTGTTGTCGTTCGTCGAGTTCATGCTCCGGGAGTTCCACGAAATTTTCCAACTCGAGTCCACTGGCGACCCCGTCGAAGACCTCCGGACCTACGTCGCCCTGTTGCTGGGCAACCACCCGGTGATGGCCGAGGTTCCGGAGGCCGTCGAAGTGCGCTCGGCGTTCCTGGAGCTGCGTGCGCAGGCGATTCGGGACCCGAACTTCCGCGCGAAGTTCACCGAGATGGACGAGCAGTTCACGTCACAGCTCGCCGAGATCCTGGCGACCGGCATCGAGCAGGGTGTGTTCGCCGACGAGGACCCCGACCAGACCGCGAAGCTACTCCTGACCATCGCGCAGGGCATCAACTTCCAGAAGGTGACCCGGACGGACGACCCGGGCCCGTCGCTCACCGATGCTTTCGAGCAGTACATCGAACGCGAAGTCATGGTCGACCGGCGTGCGTGA
- a CDS encoding KaiC domain-containing protein codes for MSEEDSDDDWFERAFREDDDESQDRSAASSDDDTSGGSTDSGPFDGADDADETNPFEGGSDGESPFGDAGGDSPFDDTADESPFDDTADESPFEDTGGESPFDDTGDDGPFADAEPDTDTGGDGSLFDDDFASEFGSAGGGDDGFQDEDFDSDIPRIDVGIEGLDGMIQGGIPERHLIVAIGSAGTGKTTFGLQFLHHGLEIGETCIFITLEQSYRSIMDTAADRGWGFHEYEEADKLAVIDLDPVEMANSLDNIRNELPELIEDFDADRLVLDSVSLLEMMYDQPAKRRTEVFDFTRSLKAAGVTTMLTSEASEDNPYASRHGIIEYLTDAVFILQYVRGSTQETRLAVEIQKIRNANHSRETKPYEITMDGISVYQQANIF; via the coding sequence ATGAGCGAGGAGGACTCCGACGACGACTGGTTCGAGCGCGCATTCAGAGAGGACGACGACGAGTCTCAGGACCGGTCAGCGGCGTCCTCGGACGACGACACGTCGGGCGGCAGCACCGACAGCGGGCCGTTCGACGGCGCGGACGACGCCGACGAGACGAACCCCTTCGAGGGGGGATCGGACGGCGAGAGTCCGTTCGGCGACGCCGGTGGAGACAGTCCGTTCGACGACACCGCTGACGAGAGTCCGTTCGACGACACCGCTGACGAGAGTCCGTTCGAGGATACCGGCGGTGAGAGTCCGTTCGACGACACTGGCGACGATGGCCCGTTCGCAGACGCCGAGCCCGACACCGATACTGGCGGTGACGGCAGCCTGTTCGACGACGACTTCGCGAGCGAGTTCGGTTCGGCCGGCGGGGGCGACGACGGCTTCCAGGACGAGGACTTCGACTCGGACATCCCCCGAATCGACGTCGGTATCGAGGGGCTCGACGGGATGATTCAGGGCGGGATTCCCGAGCGCCACCTCATCGTCGCCATCGGGTCGGCCGGGACGGGGAAGACGACGTTCGGCCTCCAGTTCCTCCACCACGGGCTGGAGATTGGGGAGACGTGCATCTTCATCACGCTCGAGCAGTCCTACCGGAGCATCATGGACACCGCCGCGGACCGCGGGTGGGGGTTCCACGAGTACGAGGAAGCGGACAAGCTGGCGGTCATCGACCTCGACCCGGTGGAGATGGCGAACAGCCTCGACAACATCCGCAACGAGCTCCCCGAGCTCATCGAGGACTTCGACGCCGACCGGCTGGTGCTCGACTCGGTGTCCTTACTCGAGATGATGTACGACCAACCGGCCAAGCGCCGGACCGAGGTGTTCGACTTCACGCGCTCGCTGAAAGCCGCCGGGGTCACGACGATGCTCACCTCCGAGGCCAGCGAGGACAACCCCTACGCCTCGCGACACGGCATCATCGAGTACCTCACCGACGCCGTGTTCATCCTCCAGTACGTCCGCGGGTCGACCCAGGAGACGCGACTGGCCGTCGAGATTCAGAAGATACGGAACGCCAACCACTCGCGGGAGACGAAGCCCTACGAGATAACGATGGACGGCATCTCCGTCTACCAGCAGGCCAACATCTTCTGA
- a CDS encoding universal stress protein: protein MSKRILVPVDGSDQAADALAYVLEEFADATVVLLHVINPAEAGYSAQASVPSFSEEWYEDQKESAKALFDEFEEDAYEAGVTDVERVLEVGRPTQTIVDYAAEHDIDQIVMGSHGRSGVSRILLGSVAELVVRRATVPVTVVR, encoded by the coding sequence ATGAGCAAGCGGATACTGGTGCCAGTCGACGGGTCGGACCAGGCGGCCGACGCCCTGGCCTACGTTCTCGAGGAGTTCGCAGACGCCACAGTCGTACTGCTCCACGTCATCAACCCGGCCGAGGCCGGCTACAGTGCACAGGCGTCGGTGCCCTCCTTCTCGGAGGAGTGGTACGAGGACCAGAAAGAGAGCGCAAAGGCGCTGTTCGACGAGTTCGAGGAAGACGCCTACGAGGCGGGCGTCACGGACGTCGAGCGCGTCCTCGAAGTGGGCCGACCGACCCAGACCATCGTCGACTACGCCGCGGAACACGACATCGACCAGATCGTGATGGGGAGCCACGGCCGGTCGGGTGTCTCGCGCATCCTGCTCGGGAGCGTCGCGGAACTCGTCGTCCGGCGTGCGACGGTCCCGGTGACCGTCGTCAGGTAG
- a CDS encoding efflux RND transporter permease subunit has product MDYQRYIDWADDRIVNDSRKVVLTFLVVTVLFGAGLGAVSTEAGTSQFTTGLPAEEAFERVNTEFSPAFSPDTGATQLIQEGNNVLAKDHVLRMLEAQHRLEQHQDLRVTSTSSAAGIVARQLDPSATTTEAQIRAVESATEREIDAAVREAADTNPQFTSLVSNDFNRGSASASATIGLVTHEIPAGISSGSGQGGSSPLTSIQRQAEFTVSSVDQGTVRVFGSGIIAEEFSNVVGDSLILTVPAAVLFILIFLSLAYRDLADMALGLLSLFMTIVWTFGFMGLAGIAFSQMLIAVPPLLLAVGIDFGIHAVNRYREEREEGADIAQSMRITTDQLLVAFFIVTGTTVIGFLANVTSDLPPIQDFGYVAAIGIMFTFFIFGVFLPAAKVELDRLRERYPIPTFSQSALGSNESSALGGVLRGGVVIADRAPVLFLLGIVVVSAGAGAYATGVSTSFSQEDFLPPEENPEFIDSLPEPFRPNDYTVTGNLNFLEDKFATTQDSQATVYVQGPMKKDYALEQLYRAGDDPPDSFVREDGRASATSIVTVIQDQAARDPEFRALVEANDRNDNGVPDDNLGEIYAYLLDSPARGQTLNYLNDDFRSARVVYTVESDATDAEVAADAREVAEDFRYEATATGSIVVFQAVSDVIFESAIQSLAIALAGASVFLVFIYWVLEGQPSLGIANIVPVIVTVALLAGTMRLLEIPFNALTATMLAITIGLGVDYSVHVTHRFADERHDKDLVTALDRTVRGTGGALLGSMLTTVFGIGVLALAVFPAIGQFGILTATSVAYAFLTSLLVLPSVLVVRDRILKRRGLVGSLLDADRPQGPRPVESNDD; this is encoded by the coding sequence ATGGATTACCAGCGGTACATCGACTGGGCGGACGACCGAATCGTCAACGATTCGCGGAAGGTCGTCCTCACCTTCCTCGTCGTGACGGTCCTGTTCGGCGCGGGCCTCGGCGCCGTCTCGACGGAAGCCGGGACCTCGCAGTTCACGACCGGTCTCCCGGCCGAGGAGGCGTTCGAACGCGTCAACACGGAGTTCTCGCCCGCGTTCTCACCCGACACCGGTGCCACCCAGCTCATCCAGGAGGGGAACAACGTCCTCGCGAAGGACCACGTACTGCGGATGCTGGAAGCCCAGCACCGCCTCGAACAGCACCAGGACCTCCGGGTGACGTCGACGTCGAGCGCCGCGGGCATCGTCGCCCGGCAGCTCGACCCGTCGGCGACGACGACCGAAGCCCAGATTCGAGCCGTCGAGTCGGCGACCGAGCGCGAGATAGACGCCGCCGTCCGCGAGGCCGCCGACACCAACCCGCAGTTCACCTCGCTCGTGAGCAACGACTTCAACCGCGGGTCGGCGTCCGCCTCGGCGACCATCGGGCTGGTGACCCACGAGATACCAGCCGGCATCTCAAGCGGGTCCGGCCAGGGCGGATCGAGCCCGCTGACGAGCATCCAGCGCCAGGCCGAGTTCACGGTGTCGTCGGTCGACCAGGGGACCGTCAGGGTCTTCGGGTCGGGCATCATCGCCGAGGAGTTCTCGAACGTCGTCGGCGACTCGCTCATCCTCACGGTGCCGGCCGCCGTCCTGTTCATCCTCATCTTCCTCTCGCTCGCCTACCGCGACCTGGCCGACATGGCGCTGGGCCTGCTGTCGCTGTTCATGACCATCGTCTGGACGTTCGGGTTCATGGGGCTGGCCGGCATCGCCTTCTCGCAGATGCTCATCGCCGTCCCGCCGCTGTTGCTTGCGGTGGGTATCGACTTCGGCATCCACGCGGTCAACCGGTACCGCGAAGAACGGGAGGAGGGGGCCGACATCGCTCAGTCGATGCGCATCACGACCGACCAGCTGCTGGTCGCCTTCTTCATCGTCACCGGAACGACGGTCATCGGCTTCCTCGCGAACGTCACAAGCGACCTCCCGCCGATCCAGGACTTCGGCTACGTGGCCGCCATCGGCATCATGTTCACCTTCTTCATCTTCGGGGTGTTCCTGCCCGCCGCGAAGGTCGAGCTCGACCGGCTGCGCGAACGGTACCCGATACCGACCTTCAGCCAGTCGGCGCTCGGTTCCAACGAGTCGTCGGCGCTCGGCGGAGTCCTCCGTGGCGGGGTCGTCATCGCCGACCGGGCACCGGTGCTGTTCCTGCTCGGCATCGTCGTCGTCTCGGCCGGGGCAGGCGCCTACGCGACCGGCGTCTCGACGTCGTTCAGCCAGGAGGACTTCCTGCCGCCCGAGGAGAACCCCGAGTTCATCGACTCGCTACCGGAGCCGTTCCGACCCAACGACTACACCGTCACGGGGAACCTGAACTTCCTCGAGGACAAGTTCGCGACGACACAGGACAGCCAGGCGACTGTCTACGTCCAGGGGCCGATGAAGAAGGACTACGCCCTCGAACAGCTGTATCGCGCGGGCGACGACCCGCCCGACTCCTTCGTCCGCGAGGACGGGCGCGCCTCGGCGACGTCCATCGTCACCGTCATCCAGGACCAGGCGGCGCGTGACCCTGAGTTCCGCGCGCTCGTCGAGGCCAACGACCGGAACGACAACGGCGTCCCCGACGACAACCTCGGCGAGATATACGCCTATCTGCTGGACTCGCCGGCCCGGGGCCAGACGCTCAACTACCTCAACGACGACTTCCGGAGCGCCCGCGTCGTCTACACCGTCGAGTCCGACGCGACCGACGCGGAGGTGGCCGCCGATGCCCGTGAGGTGGCCGAGGACTTCCGCTACGAGGCGACCGCTACCGGCTCTATCGTCGTGTTCCAGGCCGTCTCCGACGTCATCTTCGAGTCGGCCATCCAGTCGCTGGCAATCGCCCTGGCCGGCGCGTCGGTGTTCCTCGTGTTCATCTACTGGGTGCTCGAGGGCCAGCCCTCGCTGGGCATCGCCAACATCGTGCCCGTCATCGTCACCGTCGCGCTGCTCGCGGGGACGATGCGACTGCTCGAGATTCCGTTCAACGCGCTGACGGCGACGATGCTCGCCATCACCATCGGACTGGGCGTCGACTACTCCGTCCACGTCACCCACCGCTTTGCCGACGAGCGACACGACAAGGACCTGGTGACGGCGCTCGACCGCACCGTCCGGGGGACCGGGGGCGCGTTGCTGGGCAGCATGCTCACCACCGTCTTCGGCATCGGCGTGCTCGCGTTGGCGGTGTTCCCGGCCATCGGCCAGTTCGGCATCCTCACCGCGACCTCCGTCGCCTACGCGTTCCTCACGTCGCTGCTGGTGCTCCCCTCCGTGCTTGTGGTCCGCGACCGCATCCTCAAACGCCGCGGGCTGGTCGGGTCGCTGCTCGACGCCGATCGCCCACAGGGACCGCGGCCCGTCGAGAGCAACGACGACTGA
- a CDS encoding response regulator, translating into MSEPASDATVLVADDEKDVADVYALRLRSEYQTETAYGGAEALEKVGDGVDVILLDRRMPDISGDEVLAEIRDRDLDTRVIMITAVDPDFDILDMPFDDYLCKPIDKDDLVAAIDQQLAARRYDDRLAEYLEVTSKLALLEAEKTAQSLDEHEDIASLKERAETLKREMDDALSEFRDMDAAFKEIDRHPN; encoded by the coding sequence GTGTCAGAGCCAGCAAGTGACGCGACGGTGCTCGTAGCGGACGACGAGAAGGACGTCGCCGACGTGTACGCACTGCGTCTTCGAAGCGAGTACCAGACGGAGACGGCCTACGGTGGGGCCGAAGCCCTCGAGAAGGTCGGTGACGGCGTCGACGTCATCCTGCTCGACCGGCGGATGCCGGACATCTCGGGCGACGAGGTGCTCGCGGAGATCCGCGACCGCGACCTCGACACGCGCGTCATCATGATCACGGCGGTCGACCCGGACTTCGATATCCTCGACATGCCGTTCGACGACTACCTCTGCAAGCCCATCGACAAGGACGACCTCGTCGCCGCCATCGACCAGCAACTGGCCGCTCGCCGGTACGACGACCGCCTGGCGGAGTATCTCGAAGTGACCTCCAAACTGGCGCTGCTCGAGGCCGAGAAGACGGCCCAGTCGCTCGACGAGCACGAGGACATCGCCTCGCTCAAAGAGCGCGCCGAGACGCTGAAACGGGAGATGGACGACGCGCTCTCGGAGTTCCGGGACATGGACGCCGCGTTCAAGGAAATCGACCGCCACCCGAACTGA
- a CDS encoding universal stress protein has translation MVLLVPFDGSSLSKTALERAAEFSEYRGEEVVVLSVIPDSVENALDRDWLDPEETFNIEKIAEKLAEQAADIAPDARFRYEIPDDVSSMASNTTDVVRTIRTVANEEDASIIFIGSENAGRVSTPVTSVGAPVSEDPQYDVHIIRHA, from the coding sequence ATGGTTCTGCTTGTCCCCTTCGACGGGTCGTCCCTCTCGAAGACGGCCCTCGAACGCGCGGCGGAGTTCAGCGAGTACCGCGGCGAGGAAGTCGTCGTACTGAGCGTCATCCCGGACTCCGTCGAAAACGCCCTCGACCGCGATTGGCTCGACCCCGAAGAGACGTTCAACATCGAGAAGATCGCCGAGAAGCTGGCGGAGCAGGCTGCCGACATCGCCCCCGATGCCCGGTTCCGCTACGAGATTCCGGACGACGTGAGCTCGATGGCGTCGAACACCACCGACGTGGTCCGGACCATCCGGACGGTCGCCAACGAGGAGGACGCCTCTATCATCTTCATCGGCAGCGAGAACGCCGGCCGCGTCTCGACGCCGGTGACCAGCGTCGGCGCACCGGTCTCCGAGGACCCACAGTACGACGTCCACATCATCCGGCACGCGTAG
- a CDS encoding dihydrolipoyl dehydrogenase family protein: protein MTHVVIIGAYGSAGAAVAGDLVDEDGIELTLIDNGDPGGGLCILEGCMPSKEVLSAAAHRFQARHDHRLTGDPPDVDLEAVVEQKDDHTLGWAGHRRDSIHSMAEREDVEFVHDTATFVDDHTVRAGGEEYDADYVVIATGSSVDVPDIPGIEDVGFMTSADMLDATELPDSGIVMGFGYIGMEMAPYLAEAGGMELTVIEHDERPIDEADPAFGDEARRIYEDNWDIEIPTNCYECGLEETDDGSVRLHVEFEDGSETTYEADQLFCFTGRRPTVEGLGLENTSISVEGDWVRDTMQTEDADHVYAVGDVNGKEPILHVAKEQGFTAAENIVRQEAGGDPQPYENVHHHVIFSGLGVYPFARVGHTEASADAAGYDVVAATRQASDDGVFKSKDVPEGLSKLVVDAADGTVLGWQGLHYHADSFAKMLQIVVENGMDVRDIPDRAYHPTLPENFDGLVRDCVAQFEP from the coding sequence ATGACTCACGTCGTTATCATCGGTGCCTACGGGAGTGCCGGTGCCGCAGTCGCCGGTGACCTCGTCGACGAGGACGGTATCGAACTCACGCTCATCGACAACGGCGACCCGGGCGGTGGCCTCTGCATCCTCGAAGGGTGTATGCCCTCGAAGGAAGTTCTCTCCGCGGCAGCCCACCGCTTCCAGGCGCGTCACGACCACCGCCTGACGGGCGACCCGCCCGACGTCGACCTGGAGGCCGTCGTCGAGCAGAAGGACGACCACACGCTCGGGTGGGCCGGCCACCGCAGGGACTCCATCCACTCGATGGCCGAGCGCGAGGACGTCGAGTTCGTCCACGACACCGCGACGTTCGTCGACGACCACACCGTCCGGGCCGGCGGCGAGGAGTACGACGCCGACTACGTCGTTATCGCCACCGGGTCGTCGGTCGACGTCCCGGACATCCCGGGCATCGAGGATGTCGGCTTCATGACCAGCGCGGACATGCTCGACGCGACCGAGCTCCCCGACTCGGGCATCGTGATGGGCTTTGGCTACATCGGGATGGAGATGGCCCCGTACCTCGCCGAGGCCGGCGGGATGGAACTGACTGTCATCGAACACGACGAGCGCCCCATCGACGAGGCCGACCCCGCGTTCGGCGACGAGGCGCGGCGAATCTACGAGGACAACTGGGACATCGAGATTCCGACCAACTGCTACGAGTGCGGGCTGGAGGAGACCGACGACGGCAGCGTGCGCCTGCACGTCGAGTTCGAGGACGGGAGCGAGACGACCTACGAGGCCGACCAGCTGTTCTGTTTCACCGGCCGCCGGCCCACGGTCGAGGGCCTCGGCCTGGAGAACACCTCGATATCGGTCGAGGGTGACTGGGTGCGAGACACCATGCAGACGGAGGACGCTGACCACGTCTACGCCGTCGGCGACGTCAACGGCAAGGAGCCCATCCTCCACGTCGCGAAGGAACAGGGCTTCACCGCTGCCGAGAACATCGTCCGACAGGAAGCGGGCGGCGACCCTCAGCCCTACGAGAACGTCCACCACCACGTCATCTTCTCCGGACTGGGCGTCTACCCCTTCGCTCGCGTCGGCCACACGGAGGCGTCGGCCGACGCGGCGGGCTACGACGTGGTCGCGGCGACCCGCCAGGCCAGCGACGACGGCGTGTTCAAGTCGAAGGACGTCCCAGAAGGCCTCTCGAAGCTCGTCGTCGACGCCGCCGACGGGACCGTGCTCGGCTGGCAGGGCCTGCACTACCACGCCGACTCGTTCGCGAAGATGCTCCAGATAGTCGTCGAGAACGGGATGGACGTCCGGGACATCCCCGACCGGGCGTACCACCCGACGCTGCCGGAGAACTTCGACGGGCTGGTGCGGGACTGCGTCGCGCAGTTCGAACCCTAG
- a CDS encoding COG1361 S-layer family protein, whose protein sequence is MRTRTVALTLTVAALVVLSGTALAAVTGSPDIDATLVDNTVAPGEETTLDVVLVNSGTVNSGSTNDNLNNEVTTARGLTVNMNTGGAPITVQTNKQAIGTFPEGTTEVPFDISVDDDAKPGTYTIPVRLEYEYTDFISEEDGGRDEQSTTETIDVRLKISEQATFDVVSVDSNARVDSTGAVAVTVENTGKEAATDASVTLTSRSQDITVGGAETGSRFVESWDTGEQRTFRYRVGAANDAEPDAYEFGLAVEFDDEEGVRQTSPESSVGITVDRAQAFTVTDIQSDAPIGSSGTYEVTFRNEGPVVANLATVNIVSESSDVSFGRSSSANQFIGTWEPGEERTVSVEANVSSDARETVYALSATIGYQDSEGDSAASDPIPLGLQPAPEQAFELSDVDASLQAGTDGRIRGTLTNVGDRPVQNVVLHWESDHSNLSPQETQYAVGDLDPGESATVEFGVDVSDNADAGPRQFDFSTSYRAPDGEREQGDTIELRAAVESSTDEFDVDVGNTTVGAGQSTTIELTITNTRNERLTDISAKLFADSPISVSDDEAFVQGLDPGQSATIRFGISASGGAMAKSYPVSLDFQYEEPDGDTPISDTYRVPIEVTERDGGGGLPLGTIAVVGLVAVVAIGGYVRFR, encoded by the coding sequence ATGAGGACACGAACGGTCGCCCTGACGCTGACCGTGGCAGCGCTGGTCGTCCTCTCCGGGACGGCGTTAGCTGCCGTCACAGGGAGCCCCGACATCGACGCGACGCTGGTCGACAACACCGTCGCACCCGGTGAGGAGACGACCCTCGACGTCGTCCTGGTCAACAGCGGGACTGTCAACTCCGGGTCGACCAACGACAACCTGAACAACGAAGTGACGACCGCCCGTGGGTTGACGGTCAACATGAACACCGGGGGTGCGCCCATCACGGTCCAGACGAACAAGCAGGCTATCGGCACGTTCCCCGAGGGGACGACCGAAGTGCCGTTCGACATCTCGGTCGACGACGATGCCAAGCCGGGCACCTACACCATCCCGGTCCGTCTGGAGTACGAGTACACGGACTTCATCTCAGAGGAAGACGGCGGCCGTGACGAACAGAGCACCACGGAGACCATCGACGTCAGGCTCAAGATTTCCGAGCAGGCGACGTTCGACGTCGTCAGCGTCGACTCCAACGCCCGCGTCGACTCGACCGGTGCGGTCGCCGTGACCGTCGAGAACACCGGGAAGGAGGCCGCCACCGACGCGTCGGTGACGCTGACCTCGCGGAGCCAGGATATCACGGTCGGTGGCGCCGAGACCGGCTCGCGGTTCGTCGAATCGTGGGACACGGGCGAACAGCGCACGTTCCGCTACCGCGTCGGCGCGGCCAATGACGCCGAACCCGACGCCTACGAGTTCGGCCTGGCAGTCGAGTTCGACGACGAGGAGGGCGTGCGACAGACCTCGCCCGAGTCGTCTGTCGGCATCACCGTCGACCGGGCCCAGGCGTTCACCGTCACGGACATCCAGAGCGACGCGCCCATCGGGTCGAGTGGCACCTACGAGGTGACGTTCCGTAACGAGGGACCGGTCGTGGCGAACCTCGCCACGGTGAACATCGTCTCCGAGAGCAGCGACGTCTCCTTCGGCCGGTCGTCTTCGGCCAACCAGTTCATCGGGACCTGGGAACCCGGCGAAGAGCGAACGGTCAGCGTCGAGGCCAACGTCAGTAGCGACGCCAGAGAGACCGTCTACGCCCTCTCGGCGACTATCGGCTACCAGGACAGCGAGGGTGACTCGGCCGCCAGCGACCCGATTCCGCTCGGGCTGCAGCCGGCACCCGAACAGGCCTTCGAGCTCAGCGACGTCGACGCCTCGCTCCAGGCCGGTACCGACGGCCGCATCCGGGGCACGCTGACGAACGTCGGCGACCGCCCCGTCCAGAACGTCGTGTTGCACTGGGAGAGCGACCACAGCAACCTCTCCCCACAGGAGACCCAGTACGCCGTGGGTGACCTCGACCCCGGCGAGTCCGCGACCGTCGAGTTCGGCGTGGACGTCTCGGATAACGCCGACGCCGGTCCCCGGCAGTTCGACTTCAGCACGTCCTACCGCGCGCCGGACGGCGAGCGTGAACAGGGCGACACCATCGAGCTCCGCGCGGCCGTCGAGTCCAGCACTGACGAGTTCGACGTCGACGTGGGTAACACGACAGTCGGGGCCGGTCAGTCGACCACCATCGAACTGACCATCACCAACACCCGCAACGAGCGCCTGACCGACATCTCGGCGAAGCTGTTCGCCGACTCGCCAATCTCGGTGTCCGACGACGAGGCGTTCGTCCAAGGCCTCGACCCCGGCCAGTCCGCGACCATCAGGTTCGGTATCAGCGCCAGCGGCGGGGCGATGGCCAAGTCCTACCCCGTCTCGCTGGACTTCCAGTACGAGGAACCCGACGGTGATACGCCCATCTCCGACACCTACCGCGTCCCCATCGAGGTGACCGAGCGCGACGGTGGCGGCGGGCTCCCGCTCGGGACCATCGCGGTTGTCGGACTGGTCGCAGTGGTGGCCATCGGCGGGTACGTCAGGTTCAGATAA